The Chitinophagales bacterium genome has a segment encoding these proteins:
- a CDS encoding DUF4476 domain-containing protein: protein MRKIFTLFTLLLTMSVVSMAQSEFFLKINKGGDYIVYLDNDFIKSNKNEFRFFDINTGYHQLRIEKRGYYNSTQVVYKKNIYIKNNTRVVGVLNNNNQLNVIKELPLQVQDWYLDVVYNNNNMPSHVCNNYCPTPCPYAMNNQPQHVCNSYCPTPCPYHQQYPNYPNNYPNHPNNYPNQPPYGNNNNYPFYNIMPDNTFNQLEQTLKNTSFDSERYDIGKTALKNANINTNQVIKLINTFSFDSKRVEFAKLCYDKTVDKQNYFQVVNAFSFNSSKKELTEFINSK from the coding sequence ATGAGAAAAATTTTTACATTATTTACTTTATTACTTACTATGAGTGTAGTGAGTATGGCTCAGTCTGAGTTCTTTTTAAAAATAAATAAAGGTGGTGATTATATTGTTTATTTAGATAATGATTTTATCAAATCAAATAAAAATGAGTTTAGATTCTTTGATATTAACACTGGTTATCATCAATTGCGTATTGAAAAAAGAGGATACTATAACAGTACTCAAGTAGTTTATAAAAAGAATATTTATATAAAAAACAATACTAGAGTTGTTGGCGTACTTAATAACAATAATCAGCTGAATGTAATAAAAGAATTGCCTTTGCAAGTACAAGATTGGTATTTAGATGTAGTCTATAACAACAACAATATGCCAAGTCATGTATGTAATAATTATTGTCCAACACCTTGTCCGTATGCAATGAACAATCAACCACAACATGTTTGTAATAGCTACTGTCCTACTCCATGTCCTTATCACCAACAATATCCTAACTATCCAAATAATTATCCTAATCATCCTAACAATTATCCTAACCAACCACCATATGGCAATAATAACAACTATCCATTTTACAACATAATGCCAGATAATACCTTTAATCAGCTAGAGCAAACCTTAAAAAACACATCGTTTGATAGTGAGCGATATGATATTGGTAAAACTGCTTTAAAAAATGCAAATATTAATACCAATCAAGTCATCAAGCTAATTAATACTTTCTCGTTCGATAGCAAACGCGTAGAATTTGCCAAACTGTGTTACGATAAAACTGTTGATAAACAAAACTATTTTCAAGTAGTGAATGCTTTTTCATTCAACAGTTCTAAAAAAGAATTGACAGAATTTATTAACAGTAAGTAA
- a CDS encoding putative metal-dependent hydrolase, with protein sequence MEELKYPIGKFIMPVSVTEKHIQEWINDIAIFPTQLANTLNDIDQNLLAASYRVNGWSIKQIVHHLADSHMHSYIRMKLAITQNTPTINPYDENDWSVLTDANNYNINASVLIIKGLHERWTTFLQSLSMNDLDKSFYHPEHKKTFSIKENIGSYAWHGKQHLAHIQLAITQPVYN encoded by the coding sequence ATGGAAGAACTAAAATATCCAATAGGAAAGTTTATAATGCCAGTAAGTGTTACTGAAAAACATATTCAAGAATGGATAAATGACATTGCTATTTTTCCTACACAACTAGCAAATACTTTAAATGATATTGACCAAAATTTATTAGCTGCTTCTTATCGAGTAAATGGATGGTCGATTAAACAGATTGTTCATCATTTAGCAGATAGTCATATGCACAGTTATATTAGAATGAAATTAGCAATAACTCAAAATACACCTACAATCAATCCGTATGATGAAAATGATTGGTCTGTTTTGACTGATGCGAATAACTATAATATTAATGCTTCTGTGTTAATTATAAAAGGATTACACGAAAGATGGACTACCTTTCTACAATCACTTTCTATGAATGACTTAGATAAATCTTTTTATCATCCAGAACATAAAAAAACATTTAGTATTAAAGAAAATATTGGCAGTTATGCATGGCATGGCAAACAACATCTAGCACATATTCAACTAGCTATTACTCAACCTGTTTACAATTAA
- a CDS encoding TonB-dependent receptor, giving the protein MNRVINFILFVFLLKIASAQSSNSDTMPIIIDEVIIQAESKYNYFPSYNSFELSKTIAQQQSLTNIGTALQNYTPANIQFYGLSNASISVRGANDDHTVVLWNGVPINSLSLGSMDISLISNTASNSVQLITNAGSNNFTAGSFGGVLLLDNQFKDTITATTIIASLGSFNHYKVQASQIIAKRKYIHNINAFYEQAQNNFPYVNRYAYNQPTDTVKHNQLQQYGLVQDMQIKFHQKHTMLLGTWIQNKYKQIPNTMAVIKPSQKYQQDFTVKNYIQFKGDINTQLKYQLITAHLYDYQLYEDKDLKIDTSFNLQANYKTNRWYNNVLFNYQLNNQTNFDVGFQFNYLHTNIDAYETKRKRMNSSLFLAWNYHFSKLKIQASVRQEIQKGKYILPLWSVSINYFSKNYMIGISYADKYHAPDFNDLYWAVGGNENLKAERGFTLELFQQLQKEWTHQLLQIKNSIYYNRINNNIIWLPYNTTIWTPMNIQQTHYYGNEFSVLLQNKFSASKINIWLNYNFNQSIILKNEISPEYNKNYIPYKPMHTLKSDINYQTKNFTIGWNVLFNSQRFTTTSNDDFLALPKYTLHNLYLQYEYNFKQSALAFQINVNNITNKDYESVRNYAQPKRNLNISITYKINKNEEK; this is encoded by the coding sequence ATGAATAGAGTAATTAATTTTATATTATTTGTCTTTTTATTGAAGATAGCATCTGCACAGAGCAGCAATAGTGATACAATGCCAATTATTATTGATGAAGTAATTATTCAAGCAGAAAGCAAGTATAATTATTTTCCATCGTACAATAGCTTTGAGCTTAGTAAGACAATTGCACAACAACAATCGCTTACCAATATTGGAACGGCATTACAAAATTATACACCAGCCAATATTCAGTTTTATGGATTGAGCAATGCTTCAATTTCTGTTCGTGGTGCCAACGATGACCATACTGTTGTACTGTGGAATGGCGTTCCAATTAATTCGTTGAGTTTAGGATCAATGGATATTTCCTTGATTAGCAATACAGCTTCCAACAGTGTACAATTAATAACCAATGCAGGTTCTAATAATTTTACAGCAGGAAGTTTTGGTGGTGTTCTATTGCTAGATAATCAATTTAAGGATACCATTACTGCTACTACCATTATTGCTTCGTTAGGAAGTTTTAATCATTATAAAGTACAAGCTAGTCAAATAATTGCTAAACGAAAATATATACACAATATAAATGCTTTTTATGAGCAAGCACAAAATAACTTTCCTTATGTTAATAGATATGCTTACAATCAACCAACAGACACTGTTAAACATAATCAATTGCAACAGTATGGTTTAGTTCAGGATATGCAAATTAAATTTCATCAAAAACATACAATGTTGTTAGGAACATGGATTCAAAATAAATATAAACAGATTCCTAATACCATGGCTGTTATAAAACCGAGTCAAAAGTACCAGCAAGATTTTACGGTTAAAAACTATATTCAGTTTAAAGGAGATATCAATACGCAACTAAAATATCAACTAATTACCGCACATTTATACGATTATCAATTATATGAAGATAAAGATTTAAAAATAGATACTTCTTTCAATTTACAAGCCAACTATAAAACTAACAGATGGTATAATAATGTATTGTTTAATTATCAATTAAATAATCAAACAAACTTTGATGTAGGATTTCAATTCAACTATCTACATACTAATATTGATGCTTATGAAACCAAACGAAAAAGAATGAATAGTAGTTTGTTCTTGGCATGGAATTATCATTTTAGTAAATTAAAAATTCAAGCATCAGTTAGACAAGAAATTCAAAAAGGAAAATATATTTTGCCATTATGGAGTGTTAGTATCAATTATTTCTCTAAAAATTATATGATTGGAATTTCTTATGCAGACAAATATCATGCACCAGATTTTAATGATTTATATTGGGCTGTTGGTGGAAATGAAAACCTTAAAGCAGAACGAGGTTTTACTTTAGAATTATTTCAACAGTTGCAAAAAGAATGGACACATCAGTTGCTACAAATAAAAAATAGTATATACTACAATCGAATTAATAATAATATTATTTGGTTGCCATACAATACTACAATTTGGACACCTATGAATATTCAACAAACACATTACTACGGAAATGAATTTTCTGTGTTGCTACAAAATAAATTTAGTGCATCAAAAATAAATATTTGGTTAAATTATAATTTTAATCAATCTATAATATTAAAGAATGAAATATCGCCTGAGTACAATAAAAACTATATTCCATACAAACCAATGCATACATTAAAATCAGATATCAACTATCAAACTAAAAATTTTACTATTGGCTGGAATGTACTTTTTAATAGCCAAAGATTTACTACAACTTCTAACGATGATTTTTTAGCACTACCAAAATATACCTTACACAACTTGTATTTACAGTACGAATATAATTTTAAACAAAGTGCATTAGCATTTCAAATCAATGTGAATAACATCACTAATAAAGATTACGAATCAGTGAGAAATTATGCACAACCAAAACGAAATTTAAATATATCTATAACTTATAAAATAAATAAAAATGAAGAAAAGTAG
- a CDS encoding inorganic phosphate transporter, whose product MELYLILVIVLVVLAVAALVAGVSNDAVNFLNSALGSKVAKVQTIFIIAIAGVIVGSVFSSGIMEVARKGIFHPEFFTFHSIIIVFLGVMLTNVILLDIFNSLGLPTSTTVSIVFELLGAAFMAALLITIQNNDPINSVSQYINMESAKKIVVGIVMSVVIAFVSGTAVQYVTRFIFSFDYEKNLKKYGAIFSGLGITAIVYFLLIKGLKGTTIISKENMAWIVDNTNMILIVMAVLFSVVLQLLLQFAKINPLKIVVLLGTFSLAMAFAGNDLVNFIGVPIAGLQAFQDWKASGVSAHEYKMAFLASKDVVVPLYMLLISGVVMGLTIWFSAKAKKVTETEISLGSQNEGEELFKSNVISRSIVQSAFIIGGIFEVILPNSIAEKYNKSFEENKLRKAVEQNDGAAFDLVRASINLVMASIIIAWATSKKLPLSTTYVSFIVAMGTSLADRAWGRESAVYRVAGVLSVIGGWFLTAVIAFSIAALFVLVMFKVGNVGILILVGVTIMYMVLSHMRFSKEEKKVQSVKTLNLYDEKDSTTIIANKKLMLQGVNDIVTAYNGCLKALPKEDKKTLQKSDDLIESLMLYSNKFRTKSIKQIKKLKTDDKSAGELLLHSSDLLQDITQSTKYLTQECLYYVKDLHKTPDAKFIQIITELNKKMQVYFKALVQTIEQNKFEQIAEVTQQRNEIRTFINSELDKQVQHIQIEGLSTKQAILQTTILMQSRDILAVSLRILKMYKNFSIQK is encoded by the coding sequence ATGGAATTATACTTAATACTCGTTATAGTATTGGTAGTACTTGCCGTAGCTGCATTAGTAGCAGGAGTAAGTAACGATGCTGTAAACTTTTTAAATTCTGCCTTAGGAAGTAAGGTAGCAAAAGTTCAAACTATTTTCATAATTGCTATTGCTGGTGTCATTGTTGGCTCTGTATTTTCTAGCGGAATTATGGAAGTAGCTAGAAAAGGAATTTTTCATCCAGAATTTTTTACTTTTCATAGCATTATAATTGTCTTTCTAGGAGTAATGCTTACCAATGTTATTCTATTAGATATTTTTAATTCCTTAGGATTGCCAACATCAACAACAGTATCTATAGTATTCGAATTACTAGGAGCAGCATTTATGGCAGCACTACTAATTACCATTCAAAACAACGATCCAATAAACAGTGTCAGTCAGTACATCAATATGGAAAGTGCTAAGAAAATTGTTGTAGGTATAGTAATGTCTGTAGTAATTGCATTTGTATCAGGTACAGCAGTACAATATGTCACACGATTTATTTTTTCGTTTGATTATGAAAAAAATCTAAAAAAATATGGTGCTATATTTTCTGGTCTAGGCATTACAGCAATTGTTTATTTTTTATTGATAAAAGGACTAAAAGGAACCACCATTATCAGCAAAGAAAACATGGCTTGGATTGTAGACAATACCAATATGATATTAATTGTAATGGCAGTACTATTTTCAGTCGTACTACAATTATTATTACAGTTTGCTAAAATCAATCCATTAAAAATAGTAGTATTACTAGGAACATTCTCATTAGCAATGGCTTTTGCAGGAAACGATTTAGTAAACTTTATAGGCGTACCAATTGCAGGTTTACAAGCATTTCAAGATTGGAAAGCATCTGGAGTATCAGCACATGAATATAAAATGGCATTTTTAGCTTCAAAAGATGTTGTAGTACCATTGTATATGCTGTTAATTTCTGGTGTAGTAATGGGATTAACCATTTGGTTTAGTGCCAAAGCTAAAAAAGTTACAGAAACCGAAATTAGCTTAGGTAGTCAGAACGAAGGAGAAGAGTTATTTAAATCAAATGTTATTTCCAGAAGTATAGTACAATCAGCATTTATTATTGGCGGAATTTTTGAAGTAATATTACCTAATAGCATTGCAGAGAAATACAACAAAAGCTTCGAAGAAAATAAACTAAGAAAAGCAGTAGAACAAAACGATGGTGCAGCATTCGATTTAGTCAGAGCATCTATCAATCTAGTAATGGCAAGTATTATTATTGCTTGGGCAACTTCTAAAAAATTACCACTTTCTACAACATATGTTTCATTTATTGTAGCCATGGGAACATCATTAGCAGATAGAGCTTGGGGAAGAGAAAGTGCAGTATATAGAGTAGCTGGCGTACTAAGTGTTATTGGCGGATGGTTTTTAACAGCAGTCATAGCATTTTCTATAGCAGCTTTATTTGTGCTAGTAATGTTTAAAGTAGGCAATGTCGGAATACTAATTTTAGTGGGTGTTACTATAATGTATATGGTATTGTCGCATATGAGATTTTCTAAAGAAGAAAAGAAAGTACAGTCGGTAAAAACACTTAACTTATACGACGAAAAAGACTCAACAACTATCATTGCCAATAAAAAACTAATGTTACAAGGAGTAAACGATATTGTAACAGCATATAACGGATGCTTAAAAGCACTACCAAAAGAAGACAAAAAGACATTACAAAAATCAGACGATTTAATAGAAAGTCTAATGTTATATAGCAATAAGTTTAGAACCAAAAGTATTAAGCAAATTAAAAAACTTAAAACCGACGATAAAAGTGCAGGCGAGTTATTATTACACAGTTCCGATTTATTGCAAGATATTACACAGTCTACCAAATATTTAACGCAAGAATGTTTGTACTATGTAAAAGACTTACACAAAACACCAGACGCCAAGTTTATTCAAATAATAACCGAGTTGAATAAAAAAATGCAAGTATATTTTAAAGCGTTGGTTCAAACCATAGAGCAAAATAAATTTGAGCAAATTGCAGAAGTAACACAACAAAGAAACGAAATAAGAACATTTATCAATTCAGAGTTAGACAAGCAAGTACAGCACATACAAATAGAAGGTTTAAGCACCAAGCAAGCCATTTTACAAACCACTATACTAATGCAAAGTAGAGATATTCTAGCAGTATCATTAAGAATATTAAAAATGTATAAAAACTTTAGTATTCAAAAGTAA
- a CDS encoding helix-turn-helix transcriptional regulator encodes MSNLSKILKLAREEKKLILRKVASELDIDQSLISKFEKGERKPTKEQLIKLSDFYNLPKQDLLIEWYSDKIIYELKDIDYANDILIVAEEKIKYQKANQNAV; translated from the coding sequence ATGAGTAATTTAAGCAAAATATTAAAATTGGCACGAGAAGAGAAAAAACTCATCTTACGAAAAGTTGCTTCAGAACTTGACATCGACCAATCTTTGATTAGCAAATTTGAAAAAGGAGAACGTAAACCGACAAAGGAGCAACTTATTAAACTCTCTGACTTTTACAATTTACCTAAGCAAGATTTATTAATTGAATGGTATTCAGATAAAATAATCTATGAACTGAAAGACATTGATTACGCTAATGATATATTAATCGTTGCAGAAGAAAAAATTAAATATCAAAAAGCAAATCAAAATGCAGTATAA
- a CDS encoding FKBP-type peptidyl-prolyl cis-trans isomerase encodes MKLKLLFLILSTILISNACKKESQAEIDQQKIEEYISTNNIDSVQISSTGLYYKILRTGNSTYPTISNQVTVNYKGYFLDGKVFDSGDNKSFPLSRVIAGWQEGLQYIGEGGKIQLFVPSALAYGNQSIGSIPANSVLIFEVDLIDVL; translated from the coding sequence ATGAAATTAAAATTATTATTTTTAATATTAAGTACAATATTAATATCCAATGCTTGTAAAAAAGAATCGCAAGCAGAAATTGATCAACAAAAAATTGAAGAATATATTAGTACCAATAATATAGATTCTGTACAAATTTCAAGTACTGGTTTATACTACAAAATTCTAAGAACAGGCAATAGTACTTATCCTACAATTAGCAATCAAGTTACAGTAAATTATAAAGGTTATTTTTTAGATGGAAAAGTGTTTGATAGTGGTGACAATAAAAGTTTTCCTCTAAGTAGAGTTATTGCAGGATGGCAAGAAGGTTTACAATATATTGGTGAAGGTGGCAAAATTCAATTGTTTGTTCCATCAGCGTTAGCTTATGGTAATCAAAGTATTGGTAGTATTCCTGCAAATAGTGTACTTATTTTTGAAGTAGATTTAATTGATGTATTATAA
- the yajC gene encoding preprotein translocase subunit YajC: MINLVILQAAKGGNAGMINLLMIGLMFVVFYFFLIRPQSKKAKEQDNFIANLKVGDKVITIAGIHGKIVSINEEDKTFTIQVDGPTRLKIEQSAISLEMSKKVANSNA; encoded by the coding sequence ATGATAAACTTAGTTATCTTACAAGCAGCAAAAGGTGGAAATGCAGGCATGATAAATCTTTTAATGATTGGTTTGATGTTTGTAGTGTTTTATTTTTTCTTGATAAGACCACAGTCTAAAAAAGCTAAAGAACAAGACAATTTCATTGCAAATTTAAAAGTTGGCGATAAAGTTATTACTATAGCAGGCATTCATGGTAAAATTGTTTCTATAAATGAAGAAGACAAAACATTTACTATACAAGTAGATGGTCCTACAAGACTAAAAATAGAACAATCTGCTATTTCATTAGAAATGAGCAAGAAAGTTGCGAATAGTAACGCATAA
- a CDS encoding DUF1778 domain-containing protein, with product MSTVIKQQARFDARLSKEQKQFFERAAYLGGYRSLTDFVILTVQEKAKAIVQEKEQILASEKDSMVFYNAITKPKKPSKSLKNALADYNAFEKNS from the coding sequence ATGAGTACGGTGATTAAACAACAAGCTCGGTTTGATGCAAGACTTTCTAAGGAACAAAAACAGTTTTTTGAAAGAGCTGCTTATTTAGGTGGTTATAGAAGTTTAACAGATTTTGTAATTCTAACTGTTCAAGAAAAAGCAAAGGCAATTGTTCAAGAAAAAGAACAAATATTAGCATCAGAAAAAGATAGTATGGTTTTTTATAATGCAATTACAAAACCCAAAAAGCCATCTAAATCATTAAAAAATGCTTTGGCAGATTATAATGCTTTTGAGAAAAACTCATAA
- the trxB gene encoding thioredoxin-disulfide reductase, which produces MENTTIEKIDCVIIGAGPAGYTAAIYAARANLKPVLFTGLEPGGQLMTTTDVENYPGYPDAVTGPLMMQDFQKQAERVGTTVRFGVVTKVDFSNPPIHKLWIDEEKEIHAKTVIIATGAKAKWLGLESEARLNSRGVSACAVCDGFFYKDKVVAIVGAGDTACEEALYLSKLCPTVHMIVRRDEMRASKIMQERVLKTPNIKMYWNTETEEVLGDDKVTGVRIRNNQTNEVSEIAVDGFFVAIGHKPNSDFVRDFLETDEAGYIQTIAGSTKTNIAGIFAAGDVQDKIYRQAVTSAGSGCMAALDAEKYLAELED; this is translated from the coding sequence ATGGAAAATACAACGATAGAAAAAATAGACTGTGTAATTATTGGTGCTGGTCCTGCTGGCTATACTGCCGCAATTTATGCTGCAAGAGCGAATTTAAAACCTGTATTATTTACTGGTTTAGAACCTGGTGGTCAGTTAATGACGACTACCGATGTTGAAAATTATCCAGGATATCCTGATGCTGTAACTGGACCTTTAATGATGCAAGATTTTCAAAAGCAAGCAGAACGAGTTGGTACCACAGTTAGATTTGGTGTAGTAACTAAAGTCGATTTTTCTAATCCACCAATACATAAATTATGGATTGATGAAGAAAAAGAAATTCATGCTAAAACAGTAATTATTGCAACTGGAGCAAAAGCAAAATGGTTAGGTTTAGAATCGGAAGCTAGGTTAAATAGTAGAGGTGTTTCTGCTTGTGCAGTATGTGATGGATTTTTTTATAAAGATAAAGTAGTAGCTATTGTTGGTGCTGGAGATACTGCATGTGAAGAAGCATTGTATCTTTCAAAATTATGTCCAACTGTACACATGATTGTTAGACGAGATGAAATGCGTGCCTCTAAAATTATGCAAGAAAGAGTATTGAAAACACCTAATATTAAAATGTATTGGAATACAGAAACCGAAGAAGTTTTAGGTGATGACAAAGTAACTGGTGTTCGTATTAGAAACAATCAAACAAATGAAGTTAGCGAAATTGCAGTAGATGGTTTTTTTGTAGCCATTGGTCATAAACCAAACTCAGATTTTGTAAGAGATTTCTTAGAAACAGATGAAGCAGGTTATATTCAAACTATAGCAGGTTCAACCAAAACTAATATAGCTGGAATTTTTGCTGCTGGTGATGTACAAGATAAAATTTACAGACAAGCAGTAACTTCTGCAGGAAGTGGTTGTATGGCTGCCTTAGATGCCGAAAAATATTTAGCAGAGCTGGAAGATTAG
- a CDS encoding dephospho-CoA kinase, translating into MLKIGITGGIGSGKTTVCQIFKTLQIPIFFADDEAKNIVHHNQHVQEQIIALLGEEAFIDGIYNKPFVASKVFNDKYLLQQLNAIIHPAVFQATVDFFNQHKKEAYVLYEAAIMLESGSYRMLDKIIVVTAPENIRIQRVMQRDGINEDMIKARIANQMPEAEKLKYADFVINNDGKQSLIEQVLATHHAILKLT; encoded by the coding sequence ATGCTAAAAATTGGAATTACTGGTGGAATTGGTAGTGGTAAAACAACAGTATGTCAGATATTTAAAACATTACAGATTCCTATTTTTTTTGCAGACGATGAAGCAAAAAATATAGTGCATCACAATCAACATGTACAAGAACAAATTATAGCATTGCTAGGCGAAGAAGCATTTATTGATGGTATCTATAATAAACCATTTGTTGCATCAAAAGTGTTTAATGATAAATATTTACTACAGCAACTCAATGCCATTATTCATCCAGCAGTTTTTCAAGCTACGGTAGATTTTTTCAATCAACATAAAAAAGAAGCTTATGTATTATACGAAGCTGCCATAATGCTAGAAAGTGGATCATACAGAATGTTAGATAAAATTATTGTAGTAACAGCACCAGAAAATATTAGAATTCAACGAGTGATGCAACGAGATGGTATTAATGAAGACATGATTAAAGCAAGAATTGCCAATCAAATGCCAGAAGCTGAAAAATTAAAATACGCTGATTTTGTTATTAATAATGATGGAAAACAATCGCTTATAGAACAAGTGTTGGCAACTCACCATGCAATATTAAAACTGACTTAG
- a CDS encoding acyl-CoA carboxylase subunit beta — protein sequence MTDLDFNANEDKMRLAVDELKLKLNKVYLGGGEKRIAKEHSKRKLTARERIAYLIDAKTDFLEIGALVGDDMYKEQGGCPSGGVVCGIGYIKGRQCMIVANDATVKAGAWFPIAGKKNLRAQEIAMENRLPVIYLVDSAGVFLPMQDEIFPDKENFGRIFRNNAKMSAMGIPQISAIMGSCVAGGAYLPIMSDESLIVDGTGSIFLAGPYLVKSAIGETVDAETLGGAENQTALSGVCDYKMKDDKECLDTIKNLIDKYGHFDKAGFDRVKAKKPKLNEKDIYGIYSFATAKPYDTREIIKRMVDNSEIVEYKDNYGQTIVCCYARIDGWSVGIVANQRAVVKSKKGEMQFGGVIYSDSADKAARFIMNCNQKKIPLVFLQDVTGFMVGSRSENNGIIKDGAKMVSAVSNSTVPKFTIVVGNSYGAGNYAMCGKAYDPRLIVAWPSAKMAVMGGSQAANTLLQIQVASKEAKGEQVSEEEKNALLKKITEKYDSTTTPYYAAARLWVDAVIDPLETRNWISKGIEMANNAPVENFNVGIIQT from the coding sequence ATGACAGATTTAGATTTTAATGCAAACGAAGACAAAATGCGTTTGGCTGTTGATGAACTTAAACTAAAGCTCAATAAAGTTTATTTAGGTGGTGGCGAAAAAAGAATTGCTAAAGAACATAGTAAGCGTAAACTAACTGCTAGAGAACGAATTGCTTATTTAATTGATGCCAAAACTGATTTTTTAGAAATTGGTGCTTTGGTTGGCGATGATATGTATAAAGAACAAGGTGGATGTCCGAGTGGTGGTGTAGTGTGTGGCATTGGTTATATAAAAGGCAGACAGTGTATGATTGTTGCTAATGATGCTACGGTTAAAGCTGGTGCATGGTTTCCTATTGCAGGAAAAAAGAATTTAAGAGCTCAGGAAATTGCTATGGAAAATAGATTGCCCGTTATTTACTTAGTAGATAGTGCTGGTGTTTTCTTGCCAATGCAAGATGAAATTTTTCCAGATAAAGAAAACTTTGGTCGTATTTTTAGAAACAATGCCAAGATGTCGGCAATGGGAATTCCTCAAATTTCAGCCATTATGGGAAGTTGTGTAGCAGGTGGTGCGTACTTACCTATTATGAGTGATGAAAGTTTAATTGTTGATGGTACTGGTAGTATTTTCTTAGCAGGACCATATTTAGTAAAATCAGCCATTGGCGAAACTGTAGATGCTGAAACATTGGGTGGTGCTGAAAATCAGACAGCTTTAAGTGGTGTTTGCGATTATAAAATGAAAGATGATAAGGAGTGTTTAGACACTATTAAAAATTTAATAGACAAATACGGTCATTTTGATAAAGCTGGTTTTGATAGAGTAAAAGCTAAAAAACCAAAACTCAACGAAAAAGACATTTATGGCATTTACTCCTTTGCTACTGCCAAACCTTACGACACTCGAGAAATCATTAAACGCATGGTAGATAATTCTGAAATTGTAGAATATAAAGATAACTATGGACAAACCATTGTTTGTTGCTATGCGAGAATAGATGGTTGGAGTGTTGGTATTGTTGCCAATCAAAGAGCAGTGGTTAAAAGCAAAAAAGGAGAAATGCAGTTTGGTGGTGTTATTTATTCTGATAGTGCGGATAAAGCAGCACGATTCATTATGAATTGCAATCAAAAGAAAATTCCTTTAGTGTTTTTGCAAGATGTAACTGGATTTATGGTAGGTAGCAGAAGTGAAAACAATGGTATTATTAAAGATGGTGCTAAAATGGTAAGTGCTGTGTCTAATTCTACTGTTCCAAAATTTACAATTGTTGTAGGTAATAGTTATGGTGCTGGTAACTATGCTATGTGTGGTAAAGCATATGATCCAAGATTAATTGTTGCTTGGCCAAGTGCTAAAATGGCAGTAATGGGTGGAAGTCAAGCAGCCAATACATTACTACAAATTCAAGTAGCAAGTAAAGAAGCCAAAGGCGAACAAGTTTCAGAAGAAGAAAAAAATGCTTTACTGAAAAAAATTACGGAGAAATACGATAGTACTACTACACCATATTATGCTGCTGCAAGATTATGGGTCGATGCTGTGATTGATCCACTAGAAACCAGAAATTGGATTTCTAAAGGAATTGAAATGGCAAACAATGCTCCAGTTGAAAATTTTAATGTAGGAATCATTCAAACTTAA
- a CDS encoding GNAT family N-acetyltransferase — protein MIELLDKKHNRNAFDCGKELLNNYLKTQAGQDIKRKLSVCFVLAENKTNNIQGYYTLSNNSIALSNFSEQIQKKLPKSYKAIPTTLLGRLAIDKKYQGKGIGKILLIDALKRSYTVSKEIGTFAVVVDPIDNEAELFYEKYDFIKLPDSGKMFIAIKTLQSLFD, from the coding sequence ATGATAGAACTTTTAGATAAAAAGCACAATCGCAATGCATTTGATTGTGGAAAAGAATTACTAAATAATTATCTAAAAACACAAGCAGGACAAGATATTAAAAGAAAGCTGTCAGTTTGTTTTGTACTAGCTGAAAATAAAACAAATAATATTCAAGGATATTATACACTTTCTAATAATAGCATAGCTTTAAGTAATTTTTCAGAACAAATTCAAAAAAAACTTCCAAAATCATATAAAGCAATTCCAACAACTTTACTTGGAAGGTTAGCCATTGATAAAAAATATCAAGGTAAAGGCATTGGAAAAATACTATTAATTGATGCATTGAAAAGAAGTTATACTGTTTCAAAAGAAATAGGAACTTTTGCTGTTGTTGTTGATCCTATAGATAACGAAGCCGAGCTATTTTATGAAAAATATGATTTTATTAAATTACCTGATAGTGGGAAAATGTTTATAGCAATAAAAACATTACAATCATTATTTGATTAA